The Montipora capricornis isolate CH-2021 chromosome 6, ASM3666992v2, whole genome shotgun sequence genome has a window encoding:
- the LOC138054545 gene encoding uncharacterized protein isoform X4: protein MPSMQKEWNWSGKLKSSQENGSSMQKEWNWSGKLKSSQENGSSRRRGGKRFGAGRRLLSPASFTKSSENRGKASTNGAKNTTEYIYRRKSTTQTWKRMKGLCLYSTDTAFAQHLLSLEMRRRARRLHFDSTEKNGYSDCRCTHKAKSYCYPRAMLLS, encoded by the exons atgcctagtatgcaaaaagagtggaactggagcggaaagctgaaaagttctcaagagaacggatcgag tatgcaaaaagagtggaactggagcggaaagctgaaaagttctcaagagaacggatcgag CCGACGGAGAGGAGGGAAGCGTTTTGGTGCCGGTCGAAGACTTCTTTCCCCCGCCAGCTTCACTAAAAGCTCGGAAAATAGGGGAAAAGCAAGCACAAATGGAGCCAAGAACACAACAGAATATATATACAGAAGGAAATCCACGACTCAGACATGGAAAAGAATGAAGGGATTATGTCTGTATTCAACCGATACAGCCTTCGCACAACATTTGCTATCGCTCGAAATGCGAAGGAGAGCAAG gcGTTTACACTTCGACTCCACTGAAAAGAACGGCTACAGCGACTGCAGATGTACCCATAAAGCAAAGTCCTATTGCTATCCAAGAG CAATGCTACTgtcctga
- the LOC138054545 gene encoding uncharacterized protein isoform X3 — translation MPSMQKEWNWSGKLKSSQENGSSMQKEWNWSGKLKSSQENGSSRRRGGKRFGAGRRLLSPASFTKSSENRGKASTNGAKNTTEYIYRRKSTTQTWKRMKGLCLYSTDTAFAQHLLSLEMRRRARRLHFDSTEKNGYSDCRCTHKAKSYCYPRVYVSQPL, via the exons atgcctagtatgcaaaaagagtggaactggagcggaaagctgaaaagttctcaagagaacggatcgag tatgcaaaaagagtggaactggagcggaaagctgaaaagttctcaagagaacggatcgag CCGACGGAGAGGAGGGAAGCGTTTTGGTGCCGGTCGAAGACTTCTTTCCCCCGCCAGCTTCACTAAAAGCTCGGAAAATAGGGGAAAAGCAAGCACAAATGGAGCCAAGAACACAACAGAATATATATACAGAAGGAAATCCACGACTCAGACATGGAAAAGAATGAAGGGATTATGTCTGTATTCAACCGATACAGCCTTCGCACAACATTTGCTATCGCTCGAAATGCGAAGGAGAGCAAG gcGTTTACACTTCGACTCCACTGAAAAGAACGGCTACAGCGACTGCAGATGTACCCATAAAGCAAAGTCCTATTGCTATCCAAGAG ttTACGTCAGTCAACCTCTGTAA
- the LOC138050862 gene encoding uncharacterized protein — translation MQSQEDTGAVEEEELSCRCKSTCSTKSGRIRVRCPRKTANKKCTSQCSCGTRQKPCKNKATDQPERGEPDRASEAQERDLENQRVKEFILTLDEEIAKKLAIRALQRGVGSMEFIDMLLIMEDPDESSDESSVAPLATPLDPSTSGSSSTDQPTPLASGAVVPRPTSTMETSSEPVPEWCKCGQCRTMPQEIEKRCCNQRSCVSLCRRFQKLCLDPEYLQLSIRNTNNIRNDRDDNSSRAFRRTAYL, via the exons ATGCAGTCTCAAGAAGACACGGGAGCAGTTGAAGAG GAAGAACTGTCATGTCGTTGCAAGTCAACGTGCTCTACAAAGTCAGGGAGGATTCGAGTCCGCTGTCCGCgtaaaacagcaaacaaaaagtGTACTTCCCAGTGTAGCTGCGGGACACGACAAAAGCCATGTAAGAACAAGGCCACG GATCAACCTGAACGAGGAGAACCAGACAGAGCTTCAGAGGCCCAGGAAAGAGACCTGGAAAACCAGAGAGTAAAG GAATTTATTCTAACTTTAGACGAGGAGATCGCGAAGAAATTAGCCATAAGAGCATTACAGAGGGGTGTGGGGAGTATGGAGTTTATTGACATGCTCCTAATCATGGAAGATCCAGACGAGTCCAGTGATGAGTCTAGTGTGGCCCCCCTGGCCACCCCTTTAGACCCCTCAACTTCAGGTTCTTCATCTACAGATCAGCCCACACCCCTTGCCTCAGGTGCAGTTGTTCCAAGACCGACTTCTACAATGGAAACTTCGTCAGAGCCAGTTCCAGAATGGTGCAAATGTGGTCAATGTAGAACAATGCCGCAAGAAATTGAAAAGAGGTGTTGTAATCAAAGGTCATGCGTTTCATTGTGTCGGAGATTTCAAAAACTGTGTCTGGACCCAGAATACCTTCAGCTTAGTATTAGAAACACTAATAATATTCGGAATGATCGTGATGATAATAGCAGTAGGGCTTTTCGAAGAACAGCCTATCTGTGA
- the LOC138054545 gene encoding uncharacterized protein isoform X5, with amino-acid sequence MQKEWNWSGKLKSSQENGSSRRRGGKRFGAGRRLLSPASFTKSSENRGKASTNGAKNTTEYIYRRKSTTQTWKRMKGLCLYSTDTAFAQHLLSLEMRRRARRLHFDSTEKNGYSDCRCTHKAKSYCYPRGEQCYCPE; translated from the exons atgcaaaaagagtggaactggagcggaaagctgaaaagttctcaagagaacggatcgag CCGACGGAGAGGAGGGAAGCGTTTTGGTGCCGGTCGAAGACTTCTTTCCCCCGCCAGCTTCACTAAAAGCTCGGAAAATAGGGGAAAAGCAAGCACAAATGGAGCCAAGAACACAACAGAATATATATACAGAAGGAAATCCACGACTCAGACATGGAAAAGAATGAAGGGATTATGTCTGTATTCAACCGATACAGCCTTCGCACAACATTTGCTATCGCTCGAAATGCGAAGGAGAGCAAG gcGTTTACACTTCGACTCCACTGAAAAGAACGGCTACAGCGACTGCAGATGTACCCATAAAGCAAAGTCCTATTGCTATCCAAGAGGTGAG CAATGCTACTgtcctgagtga
- the LOC138054545 gene encoding uncharacterized protein isoform X2, with protein MPSMQKEWNWSGKLKSSQENGSSMQKEWNWSGKLKSSQENGSSRRRGGKRFGAGRRLLSPASFTKSSENRGKASTNGAKNTTEYIYRRKSTTQTWKRMKGLCLYSTDTAFAQHLLSLEMRRRARRLHFDSTEKNGYSDCRCTHKAKSYCYPRGEQCYCPE; from the exons atgcctagtatgcaaaaagagtggaactggagcggaaagctgaaaagttctcaagagaacggatcgag tatgcaaaaagagtggaactggagcggaaagctgaaaagttctcaagagaacggatcgag CCGACGGAGAGGAGGGAAGCGTTTTGGTGCCGGTCGAAGACTTCTTTCCCCCGCCAGCTTCACTAAAAGCTCGGAAAATAGGGGAAAAGCAAGCACAAATGGAGCCAAGAACACAACAGAATATATATACAGAAGGAAATCCACGACTCAGACATGGAAAAGAATGAAGGGATTATGTCTGTATTCAACCGATACAGCCTTCGCACAACATTTGCTATCGCTCGAAATGCGAAGGAGAGCAAG gcGTTTACACTTCGACTCCACTGAAAAGAACGGCTACAGCGACTGCAGATGTACCCATAAAGCAAAGTCCTATTGCTATCCAAGAGGTGAG CAATGCTACTgtcctgagtga